In Streptomyces sp. NBC_00414, a single window of DNA contains:
- a CDS encoding ABC transporter permease, which yields MTTTTTTTRVRTEASGAQRLPAAWLLGFHRGALEIRQFFRLRDQVVFTFAFPIVFLFLFASIFSDDVTGAGVTASQLYVPAMMAAGIMSTSFQSLGISIAIERDEKVLRRLRGTPMPPTAYFIGKIWLVLVTGFLETVFLLTVGITFYGVELPSDATKWLHFGWIFLLGLTACATLGTAISSVPKTGRSATSVVVLPFLVLQFISGVYISVDTIPDWMLDISALFPLKWMCQGLRGVFLPESARVLEQAGGWEFGRIALVLGAWCVGGLLLCLLTFRWKSRRDG from the coding sequence ATGACCACGACCACGACCACGACACGGGTGCGTACGGAGGCGAGCGGCGCGCAGCGGCTCCCGGCGGCCTGGCTGCTCGGATTCCACCGGGGCGCCCTGGAGATCAGGCAGTTCTTCCGGCTGCGCGACCAGGTGGTCTTCACCTTCGCCTTTCCGATCGTGTTCCTCTTCCTCTTCGCGTCGATCTTCAGCGACGACGTGACCGGGGCGGGCGTCACCGCCTCCCAGCTGTACGTGCCGGCGATGATGGCCGCCGGAATCATGAGCACCAGTTTCCAGTCGCTCGGCATCTCGATCGCGATCGAACGGGACGAGAAGGTGCTGCGCCGGCTGCGCGGCACCCCGATGCCGCCGACCGCGTACTTCATCGGAAAGATCTGGCTGGTTCTCGTCACCGGTTTCCTGGAGACGGTGTTCCTGCTCACCGTGGGCATCACGTTCTACGGCGTGGAGCTGCCCTCGGACGCCACGAAGTGGCTGCACTTCGGCTGGATCTTCCTGCTGGGTCTGACGGCCTGCGCCACGCTCGGCACAGCGATCAGCTCGGTCCCGAAGACCGGCAGGAGCGCCACCTCCGTGGTCGTACTGCCCTTCCTGGTACTGCAGTTCATCTCCGGGGTCTACATCTCCGTCGACACCATCCCGGACTGGATGCTCGACATCAGCGCGCTGTTCCCGCTGAAGTGGATGTGCCAGGGGCTGCGCGGAGTGTTCCTGCCGGAGTCGGCGCGGGTCCTGGAGCAGGCGGGCGGCTGGGAGTTCGGTCGGATCGCTCTGGTGCTCGGGGCGTGGTGCGTCGGAGGATTGCTGCTGTGTCTGCTGACCTTCCGATGGAAGAGCCGCCGCGACGGATGA
- a CDS encoding response regulator transcription factor, which translates to MIRIVLADDHPVVREGLRAMLSAEPDLDVVADASSGPEAEALTAELRPDIVLMDLRMPGGGGVDSIVRMTAAGSACRIVVLTTYETDRDILRAVEAGAAGYLLKDMPRGELANAVRAAARGETVLAPSVAARLVDQLRTKPEVPRLSAREVAVLRLVSDGCTNAEIGRRLFIGESTVKTHLLRAFGKLGVDDRTAAVTSAMRFGLLD; encoded by the coding sequence GTGATCCGGATCGTCCTTGCCGACGATCACCCTGTCGTGCGCGAGGGGCTGCGTGCGATGCTCAGCGCCGAGCCCGATCTCGACGTCGTGGCCGACGCCTCCAGCGGTCCCGAGGCGGAGGCCCTCACGGCGGAACTCCGGCCCGACATCGTGCTGATGGACCTGCGGATGCCCGGCGGCGGGGGTGTCGACTCGATCGTGCGGATGACCGCGGCGGGGTCGGCGTGCCGGATCGTGGTGCTCACCACGTACGAGACCGACCGGGACATCCTGCGGGCCGTCGAGGCCGGGGCCGCGGGTTATCTGCTCAAGGACATGCCCCGCGGGGAACTGGCGAACGCGGTACGGGCCGCCGCGCGCGGGGAGACGGTGCTGGCGCCCTCGGTCGCCGCGCGGCTGGTGGACCAGCTGCGGACGAAGCCTGAGGTTCCGCGGTTGTCCGCGCGGGAGGTGGCGGTTCTGCGGCTCGTCTCCGACGGGTGCACGAACGCGGAGATCGGGCGGCGGTTGTTCATCGGCGAATCGACGGTGAAGACGCATCTGCTGCGGGCGTTCGGCAAACTGGGGGTCGACGACCGGACGGCGGCGGTCACGAGCGCGATGCGCTTCGGCTTGCTGGACTGA
- a CDS encoding MBL fold metallo-hydrolase, with translation MLIAGFPAGAWGTNCYVVAPAAGEECVIIDPGHQAAQGVEEALAKHRLKPVAVVLTHGHIDHVASVVPVCGAHDVPAWIHPEDRYMMSDPERALGRSIGMPLMGELIIGEPDDVRELTDGAALKLAGLDFSVAHAPGHTKGSVTFRMPETTEIPSVFFSGDLLFAGSIGRTDLPGGDMDEMLGSLARVCLPLDDSTVVLSGHGAQTTIGQERATNPYLRQVAAPGPGADPTSAPRRGM, from the coding sequence GTGCTCATTGCCGGGTTCCCCGCCGGGGCCTGGGGCACCAACTGTTATGTGGTCGCCCCCGCCGCCGGTGAGGAGTGCGTGATCATCGACCCGGGCCACCAGGCCGCCCAGGGAGTCGAGGAAGCGCTTGCCAAGCATCGGCTCAAGCCCGTCGCCGTCGTCCTCACACACGGCCACATCGACCATGTCGCCTCGGTCGTCCCGGTCTGCGGCGCGCACGACGTGCCCGCGTGGATCCACCCCGAGGACCGGTACATGATGAGCGACCCGGAGCGGGCACTCGGCCGCTCGATCGGCATGCCGCTGATGGGCGAACTCATTATCGGTGAACCGGACGACGTGCGGGAACTGACGGACGGCGCCGCGCTGAAGCTCGCCGGCCTCGACTTCTCCGTCGCGCACGCGCCCGGCCATACGAAGGGGTCGGTGACGTTCAGGATGCCCGAGACCACGGAGATCCCCTCCGTGTTCTTCTCCGGGGATCTGCTCTTCGCCGGCTCCATCGGACGCACCGACCTGCCCGGCGGCGACATGGACGAGATGCTCGGCTCGCTGGCACGCGTGTGCCTGCCGCTCGACGACTCGACCGTGGTGCTGTCCGGCCACGGCGCCCAGACGACCATCGGCCAGGAGCGCGCCACCAACCCGTACCTGCGGCAGGTGGCGGCGCCCGGCCCTGGAGCGGACCCCACCTCCGCTCCTCGACGAGGAATGTGA
- a CDS encoding sensor histidine kinase, producing MSDRSMDRGAYSWDRSFRLWDSYFAVVWAATLVFVLGTDHPGWHTRVVAAALLVPLVPWYVVVGRPILRGEPPDERRALGYIVGSLALFLPSAVLVGETRLMTFALVPPCFMALCLRRALVAVTVINLAPVVGWALLWWPSDHAVFFNSVFAVVTLVFSVAVGSWIIRIVEQSQDRATLIAELDASRHELSRLSAAHGALAERERLSREIHDTLAQGFTSLLMLTQAVEAELDRSDMAEARRHLALMDGTARQNLAEARALVAGGTPADLDGASLPDALSRLAARHEASVAVSGPVRALPAGAEVVILRACQEALSNALKHAGSSAAVAVELTYADDTLSVCVRDDGCGFDPSAPSGGYGLVGLRARAAEVGGTAVIRGAPGDGTTVTVRLPAPQAPLAPPVHPEQPVPLERGIQ from the coding sequence ATGAGCGACAGGTCCATGGACCGCGGCGCCTACTCCTGGGACCGCTCCTTCCGGCTCTGGGACTCGTACTTCGCCGTGGTCTGGGCGGCCACCCTGGTGTTCGTGCTCGGCACGGACCACCCGGGGTGGCACACCCGTGTCGTCGCCGCGGCCCTCCTGGTCCCGCTGGTCCCCTGGTACGTGGTGGTGGGCCGCCCGATCCTCAGGGGCGAACCGCCCGACGAGCGGCGGGCGCTCGGCTACATCGTCGGATCCCTGGCGCTGTTCCTCCCCTCCGCGGTCCTGGTCGGCGAGACACGTCTGATGACCTTCGCGCTCGTCCCGCCGTGCTTCATGGCGCTGTGCCTGCGCCGGGCCCTGGTGGCGGTGACCGTCATCAACCTCGCGCCGGTGGTGGGCTGGGCGCTGCTGTGGTGGCCCAGCGACCACGCCGTCTTCTTCAACTCGGTGTTCGCCGTGGTCACCCTCGTCTTCTCGGTGGCCGTCGGCAGCTGGATCATCCGGATCGTCGAGCAGAGCCAGGACCGGGCCACGCTGATCGCCGAGCTGGACGCCAGCCGTCACGAGCTCTCCCGGCTCTCGGCCGCGCACGGCGCGCTGGCCGAGCGGGAGCGCCTCTCCCGGGAGATCCACGACACGCTCGCGCAGGGCTTCACGAGTCTGCTGATGCTCACGCAGGCGGTCGAGGCGGAGCTGGACCGCTCCGACATGGCGGAGGCCCGCCGGCATCTGGCCCTGATGGACGGGACCGCACGGCAGAACCTCGCCGAGGCGCGGGCCCTGGTCGCCGGAGGTACGCCCGCCGACCTCGACGGGGCGTCGCTGCCCGACGCGCTGAGCCGGCTCGCCGCACGGCACGAGGCGTCGGTGGCCGTGTCCGGGCCCGTCCGCGCGCTGCCCGCCGGGGCCGAGGTGGTGATCCTGCGCGCCTGTCAGGAGGCACTCTCCAACGCCCTCAAGCACGCGGGGAGTTCGGCCGCCGTCGCCGTCGAGCTCACCTACGCCGACGACACGCTCTCGGTGTGCGTGCGCGACGATGGCTGCGGCTTCGATCCGTCGGCGCCGTCCGGCGGCTACGGGCTCGTGGGGCTGCGGGCGCGGGCCGCCGAGGTGGGCGGGACGGCGGTGATCCGCGGCGCGCCGGGGGACGGTACGACGGTCACTGTCCGGCTCCCGGCACCACAGGCGCCTCTCGCGCCACCCGTACATCCCGAACAACCCGTACCACTCGAAAGGGGTATCCAGTGA
- a CDS encoding peptidylprolyl isomerase encodes MVTQEQRRRQLAREKFLRQQQRRTSARRKAHARNAVIASVLGVIVVGSVVSYATGVFKKDDDKSDAAAEATPSASPSKAPDPCDKAAAGKVKKLSYKKEPAITIDKSADYTMKLQTTCGAIDIDMPASKAPHTVNSFSFLTGKGYLDHTKCHRLTTNGIYVLQCGDPQGTGMGGPGYTIPDENLKDKRLKGDVYPAGTVAMANQYNAQTKEGRDTGGSQFFLVYQDSQLPANYTPFGTISESGMKVLKKIAGAGEITGQGDGAPNATVVIDKATVTKS; translated from the coding sequence GTGGTCACCCAGGAACAGCGGCGGCGTCAGCTCGCCCGGGAGAAGTTCTTGCGGCAACAGCAGCGGCGTACGTCCGCTCGGCGCAAGGCCCACGCTCGTAACGCGGTGATCGCGTCGGTCCTCGGCGTCATCGTCGTGGGCAGCGTGGTGTCGTACGCGACCGGGGTCTTCAAGAAGGACGACGACAAGTCCGACGCGGCCGCGGAGGCCACCCCGAGCGCCTCCCCCAGCAAGGCTCCCGACCCCTGCGACAAGGCCGCGGCGGGCAAGGTGAAGAAGCTGAGCTACAAGAAGGAGCCGGCGATCACCATCGACAAGTCGGCGGACTACACGATGAAGCTGCAGACGACCTGCGGCGCGATAGACATCGACATGCCGGCCTCGAAGGCCCCGCACACCGTGAACTCGTTCAGCTTCCTGACGGGCAAGGGCTACCTGGATCACACCAAGTGCCACCGCCTGACCACGAACGGCATCTACGTGCTCCAGTGCGGCGACCCGCAGGGCACCGGCATGGGCGGCCCCGGCTACACGATTCCCGACGAGAACCTCAAGGACAAGCGCCTCAAGGGCGACGTGTATCCGGCGGGCACGGTCGCGATGGCCAACCAGTACAACGCGCAGACGAAGGAAGGCCGCGACACCGGCGGCAGCCAGTTCTTCCTCGTCTACCAGGACAGTCAGTTGCCGGCCAACTACACACCGTTCGGCACGATTTCCGAATCGGGCATGAAGGTGCTGAAGAAAATCGCGGGCGCCGGCGAGATCACTGGCCAGGGCGACGGGGCACCCAACGCGACGGTCGTGATCGACAAGGCGACCGTGACGAAATCCTGA
- a CDS encoding ABC transporter ATP-binding protein, whose product MTAHANELAVDVRGLRKQYGDVTAVDGIDLGIRRGEVFGLLGPNGAGKSTTVEILQGNRTRDAGEVSVLGTDPSNATRAWRSRVGIVWQDESAPPELTVGETVRHFARYYPRPRDPAEVIGLVGLEEKTGSRIKALSGGQRRRLDVALGVIGGPDLLLLDEPTTGFDPAARRQFWELIRRLADEGTTILLTTHYLEEAEALANRLAVIARGRVVAEGEPAALRDRLGTEATVEWTESDGSPRTERTGTPTRTVAELMHRFDGEIPGLRVSRPTLEDVYLRLTGLEDAR is encoded by the coding sequence ATGACAGCACACGCGAACGAACTCGCGGTCGACGTACGGGGGCTGCGCAAGCAGTACGGGGACGTCACCGCCGTCGACGGCATCGATCTCGGCATCCGGCGGGGCGAGGTGTTCGGCCTGCTCGGACCCAATGGCGCGGGCAAGAGCACCACGGTGGAGATCCTCCAGGGCAACCGCACCCGCGACGCGGGCGAGGTCTCGGTGCTCGGCACGGATCCGTCGAACGCCACGCGCGCGTGGCGTTCACGTGTCGGAATCGTCTGGCAGGACGAATCAGCGCCCCCGGAGTTGACGGTCGGCGAAACGGTCCGGCACTTCGCGCGCTACTACCCGAGGCCCCGCGACCCGGCGGAGGTCATCGGCCTGGTGGGCCTGGAGGAGAAGACCGGCAGCCGGATCAAGGCGCTCTCGGGCGGGCAGCGGCGCCGGCTCGACGTGGCGCTCGGCGTGATCGGCGGCCCCGACCTGCTGCTCCTGGACGAGCCGACGACCGGTTTCGACCCGGCGGCCCGACGGCAGTTCTGGGAGCTGATCCGCAGGCTCGCGGACGAGGGCACGACGATCCTGCTGACCACGCACTATCTGGAGGAGGCGGAGGCGCTCGCGAACCGGCTCGCGGTGATCGCGCGCGGCCGGGTCGTGGCCGAGGGCGAACCCGCGGCACTGCGCGACCGGCTCGGCACCGAGGCCACCGTCGAATGGACGGAGTCCGACGGCTCTCCCCGTACGGAGCGCACCGGGACGCCCACACGCACGGTCGCCGAGCTCATGCACCGCTTCGACGGGGAGATCCCGGGGCTACGGGTGAGCCGCCCGACCCTGGAGGACGTCTATCTGCGGCTCACGGGGCTGGAGGACGCGCGATGA
- a CDS encoding DUF349 domain-containing protein produces the protein MSSDPWGRVDETGTVYVRTAEGEQVVGSWQAGTPDEALAYFERKYEGLVVEIGLLERRVKTTDLSSKDAQIAISHIREQVDAHHAVGDLDALKKRLDKLVETVDARREERKAQRAKQSDEARHSKEALVVEAEELAQSDQWRAAGERLRALVDTWKGLPRLDRKSDDELWHRFSHARSAFSKRRKAHFASLDAQREEARKTKEKLVAEAEALSASADWGPTAARYRELMADWKAAGRAQREHEDDLWNRFRGAQDVFFAARSSVFAERDAEQTENLKLKEELAEEAEKLVPVQDLKAARAAFRSINERWEAIGHVPRDARPKVEGRMHAVERALQESEETEWRRTNPEARARAEGLTGQLQAAVDKLQGQIETARSAGNNAKADKLQRELDGRQALLEQALKGLHEFGG, from the coding sequence GTGAGCAGCGACCCGTGGGGCCGCGTCGACGAGACGGGGACCGTGTACGTGCGTACGGCCGAGGGCGAGCAGGTCGTCGGTTCCTGGCAGGCGGGAACCCCCGACGAAGCACTGGCCTACTTCGAGCGCAAGTACGAGGGCCTGGTCGTGGAGATCGGCCTCCTCGAACGACGGGTGAAGACCACCGACCTGTCCTCCAAGGACGCCCAGATCGCCATCTCACACATCCGCGAACAGGTGGACGCCCACCACGCGGTCGGGGATCTGGACGCGCTGAAGAAGCGGTTGGACAAGCTCGTCGAGACGGTCGACGCACGCCGCGAGGAGCGCAAGGCACAGCGGGCGAAGCAGTCCGACGAGGCCAGGCACTCCAAGGAGGCGCTGGTCGTCGAGGCGGAGGAGCTGGCCCAGTCCGACCAGTGGCGGGCCGCCGGTGAGCGGCTGCGCGCCCTGGTGGACACCTGGAAGGGCCTGCCGAGGCTCGACCGGAAGTCCGACGACGAGCTGTGGCACCGCTTCTCGCACGCGCGCTCGGCGTTCTCCAAGCGGCGCAAGGCGCACTTCGCGTCGCTGGACGCGCAGCGCGAGGAGGCCCGCAAGACCAAGGAGAAGCTGGTCGCGGAGGCCGAGGCGCTCTCCGCCTCGGCCGACTGGGGCCCGACGGCGGCCCGTTACCGCGAGCTGATGGCGGACTGGAAAGCCGCGGGCCGCGCCCAGCGCGAGCACGAGGACGACCTGTGGAACCGCTTCCGCGGCGCCCAGGACGTGTTCTTCGCGGCGCGCAGCTCGGTCTTCGCCGAGCGGGACGCGGAGCAGACGGAGAACCTGAAGCTCAAGGAGGAGCTGGCCGAGGAGGCCGAGAAGCTCGTCCCGGTGCAGGACCTGAAGGCGGCCAGGGCCGCCTTCCGCTCGATCAACGAGCGGTGGGAGGCCATCGGTCACGTGCCGCGGGACGCCCGCCCGAAGGTCGAGGGCCGGATGCACGCGGTGGAGCGGGCTCTGCAGGAGTCCGAGGAGACCGAGTGGCGCCGGACGAACCCGGAGGCACGCGCGCGTGCGGAGGGTCTGACCGGTCAGCTGCAGGCGGCCGTGGACAAGCTCCAGGGGCAGATCGAGACGGCTCGCTCCGCGGGGAACAACGCGAAGGCCGACAAGCTCCAGCGGGAGCTCGACGGTCGGCAGGCGCTGTTGGAGCAGGCGCTCAAGGGGCTGCACGAGTTCGGCGGCTAG
- the hisS gene encoding histidine--tRNA ligase yields MSTFKAPKGTYDLIPPDSAKYLAVREAIAAPLRNSGYGYIETPGFESVELFARGVGESTDIVTKEMYAFETKGGDLLALRPEGTASVLRAALEANLHKLGNLPVKLWYSGSYYRYERPQKGRYRHFSQVGAEAIGAEDPALDAELIILADQAYRSLGLREFRILLNSLGDKECRPVYRAALQDFLRGLDLDEETLRRADINPLRVLDDKRDDVQKQLVGAPLLRDYLCDACKAYHEEVRELITAAGVSYEDDPKLVRGLDYYTRTTFEFVHDGLGSQSAVGGGGRYDGLSEMIGGPALPSVGWALGVDRTVLALEAEGVALQLPSATSVFAVPLGEEARRVLFGVVTELRRNGVAADFSYGAKGLKGAMKNANRSGARYTVVAGERDLSEGVVQLKDMESGEQVAVGVNEIVAELESRLS; encoded by the coding sequence GTGAGCACCTTCAAGGCCCCCAAGGGCACGTACGACCTGATTCCGCCGGACAGCGCGAAGTACCTCGCGGTGCGTGAGGCCATCGCCGCTCCGCTGCGCAACTCCGGTTACGGATACATCGAGACACCCGGATTCGAGAGCGTCGAGCTGTTCGCGCGCGGGGTCGGTGAGTCCACCGACATCGTGACCAAGGAGATGTACGCCTTCGAGACCAAGGGCGGCGACCTGCTGGCCCTGCGCCCCGAGGGCACGGCCTCCGTGCTGCGCGCCGCGCTGGAGGCCAACCTCCACAAGCTCGGCAACCTCCCCGTCAAGCTCTGGTACTCGGGGTCCTACTACCGCTACGAGCGACCGCAGAAGGGCCGCTACAGGCACTTCTCCCAGGTCGGCGCGGAAGCCATCGGGGCGGAGGACCCGGCGCTGGACGCCGAGTTGATCATCCTGGCCGACCAGGCGTACCGCTCGCTCGGCCTGCGCGAGTTCCGGATCCTGCTCAACTCGCTGGGCGACAAGGAGTGCCGTCCCGTCTACCGGGCCGCGCTCCAGGACTTCCTGCGGGGGCTCGACCTCGACGAGGAGACTCTGCGCCGGGCCGACATCAACCCGCTGCGCGTCCTCGACGACAAGCGGGACGACGTCCAGAAGCAGCTGGTGGGCGCCCCGCTCCTGCGGGACTACCTCTGCGACGCGTGCAAGGCGTACCACGAGGAGGTGCGCGAGCTGATCACGGCGGCGGGCGTCTCCTACGAGGACGACCCGAAGCTCGTCCGGGGCCTCGACTACTACACGCGGACGACCTTCGAGTTCGTGCACGACGGCCTGGGCTCGCAGTCCGCGGTCGGGGGTGGCGGGCGCTACGACGGTCTCTCCGAGATGATCGGCGGTCCCGCGCTGCCGTCCGTCGGCTGGGCGCTGGGCGTCGACCGTACGGTTCTCGCCCTTGAGGCGGAGGGGGTCGCGCTCCAGCTGCCCTCGGCCACCAGCGTGTTCGCCGTCCCGCTGGGGGAGGAGGCGCGCCGGGTGCTCTTCGGTGTGGTCACCGAGCTGCGTCGGAACGGGGTCGCGGCGGACTTCTCGTACGGGGCGAAGGGTCTGAAGGGTGCGATGAAGAACGCCAACCGGAGTGGGGCGCGGTACACCGTCGTCGCCGGTGAGCGGGACCTCTCCGAGGGGGTCGTGCAGCTGAAGGACATGGAGTCCGGGGAGCAGGTCGCCGTCGGCGTGAACGAGATCGTGGCGGAGCTTGAGTCCCGGCTGAGCTAG